The genomic interval CGCCAGCCCACGGAGAAGTTCGTCATGGAGACGTTGCCCCCGGCGGCCACGCGGCCCTCCACGTCCGTGCCCAGGGAGTAGTCGCCCGTCAGGAACACGTTGTAGTCATTCAGGCGGACCTCGATGCACGTGGGCGGAGGCTGGCACACCAGCTCCACCATGGCCGAGGCGGTGTTGTTGCCCTCGCTGCACTCCACCTCGCGTCCCTGGCCCGAGCCGTTGTCATCCGCCACGGCGAAGAGGGGCAGCGGCCCCCCGGGGATGGGGTCCACCACGATGGAAGCCACGGCCTGGCCGCCCGCGGGGATGCCCTCCGCCAGCGTGGCCACGCCGAGCACGGAGCCCTGCGGGCCCGCCGTGACGGCATAGAAGGTGACCTGGAGGCCCGGGGCCACGGCGGCAGGCCCCGCGTTGGCCACCTGGGCGCTCAGCGTGAAGCGCTGCGATGCCACGTCACACGTGCCCGCCACTTGGGAGGTGATGAGGTCCACCGGCCCGGGGCAGGAGTCGCACACGTTGCCCAGCCCATCGCCGTCCGAGTCCGTCTGGTCCGGGTTGGGCAGGGTGGGGCAGTTGTCGTTCTCGTCACAGGCGCCATCGCCATCCACGTCCGTGCACGCGTCGCACGCATCGCCGAAGCCGTCACCATCCGAGTCCGTCTGGTCCGGATTGGGCACCGAGAGGCAGTTGTCATCCTCGTCCAGCACCCCGTCCTCGTCGCTGTCGCTGGAGAAGCCGTTGCGGCAACATGCCACGCCGCCCGTCGAGGGCTTGGAGTGCACGATGGTGAAGGTCTCGCAGTAGCCCGTGTCGTCGGCGGCGCCCGGCAGGTTGCAGGACCAGCCCTGGCCCCCGATGGCACTGCACAGGTTCGCCGAGAACCGGTTGAGCGGGTTGCACGCCCCGGAGGGAATCTCGCCGTAGTTGCCGCAGCCGAACACGTCGTTGGAGACCTGCTCCGTCTGCAGACACCCCGCCTGGCAGGTGCGCGAGTTGCACGCACTGTCGGCCCGCGTCCCGGTGGCGCACTCGCCGCAGCCGGTGCTGCTCTGGCGGGTGAGGAACAGGAGCGGCGGATCGCCGGGCCGCGTCGCGCCCCCACATCCGGACACCGAGGCATTCTTCACGTCATTGGCGTCCAAGCACACGTGCCAGCCGGGGGCGCACAGGTCGGCCACGTTGCAGCCCGCGCCCGAGGGGTTGGTGCTGTCATCTCCCGCCGCGCGGCCGCAGGCGGGGTTGCGCGTGTCCTGCGGCGTCAGGCCCGGACAGGACGGGGCCTCCTCCGGGGCGAACAGCGACACGCCGGGCACCGTCCACGCGCCGCTACAGCCGGCGATGTTGGGGTAGGCCCCCTGAGGCATCCCCTCATCTTGCGAGCAGGTAGGCAAGCGTTGAGTGGGCCGTCTG from Stigmatella aurantiaca carries:
- a CDS encoding choice-of-anchor A family protein encodes the protein MPQGAYPNIAGCSGAWTVPGVSLFAPEEAPSCPGLTPQDTRNPACGRAAGDDSTNPSGAGCNVADLCAPGWHVCLDANDVKNASVSGCGGATRPGDPPLLFLTRQSSTGCGECATGTRADSACNSRTCQAGCLQTEQVSNDVFGCGNYGEIPSGACNPLNRFSANLCSAIGGQGWSCNLPGAADDTGYCETFTIVHSKPSTGGVACCRNGFSSDSDEDGVLDEDDNCLSVPNPDQTDSDGDGFGDACDACTDVDGDGACDENDNCPTLPNPDQTDSDGDGLGNVCDSCPGPVDLITSQVAGTCDVASQRFTLSAQVANAGPAAVAPGLQVTFYAVTAGPQGSVLGVATLAEGIPAGGQAVASIVVDPIPGGPLPLFAVADDNGSGQGREVECSEGNNTASAMVELVCQPPPTCIEVRLNDYNVFLTGDYSLGTDVEGRVAAGGNVSMTNFSVGWRLPSSDTAPVLVAGGNLTLSHGGVWGDAAYGGTYGANNVTYVRGAPAQGTPVDFAARGAELRALSTRLAGLAANGVARRESWGGLMLSGTSPEVNVFHVNASDFTGAVLLSIDAPTGSLAVLNIHGASATLAGGHAFSGGIDQRGVLFNFVDATSINAQGYGLWGTLLAPNAHVNFTNGSFDGGIYAKSLTGNAEGHLNPLGDRDICEEGSSLKVLLAYQPSIWAGGSEEFALVKSYLGALGVPYEGLEIGSGGLTPAQVEGYDAVILLTFTAPVASVTTANTLSTYFAQGGRLIVSGDDITWTQQGGASQVTWENLTRLTYQSNGVTALHTVSIHASGHPVAAGLEGLSFRYPLDIDVKQVKTVGGLPVLASAVYGNGSSVGPVITAQENPNGQGGRLVTINVGFYNGIDTTSYNGAPYIGPTVPPDMARTLLNNSLHWVLGQ